Sequence from the Leishmania donovani BPK282A1 complete genome, chromosome 16 genome:
cagtcgcagctgcgcgacgccaTTATCAGCACTGTGCAGCACGAGTTCCGAACGCTCTCCAAGGAGCTGTCGAAGATGGAGGACAAGTCagaggaggagctcgagTACGAGCGGTCCAACGTGATGCGGCGCAAACGGTCGAACATGCGCTTTATCGGTGAGCTGTACCTTTGCACGGCCCTGACGCACTCGACCATGTTCACCGTCATGGATCTgacgatgcgctgcagcgacaaGACGGGCTTTCCCAGCAGCGAGAACATCGAACTGCTCGCCGCGCTCCTCAACACAATCGGCGATCGACTAGATCAGAACCACAAGAAGACGCTAGACCGCTACTTCACCTCCCTCGAGAACTTCAATAAGAAGCCCGACTGCCCGTACCCGCCGCGCATTCGCTTCAAGATTATGGACCTGCTGGACCTGCGCAAGCGCGGTTGGGGCTCAAAGCCGAAGCCCGTCAAGGCAGCCCTGCCGCCAAGCCACGGCAAGGATAAAAAGTGCGCCACGGCCCCGCCCCCGAAGAAGGGCGGCCGTGACcagggcagcgccgccgctgcgtcgaaGAGCtggcgcgacgccgccacgatGAAGACAGGtactgcggcagcaccggcatcTTCCACCGGTAAGGGGCTGAACGGGCGCGGCACGTCGAGTGCCTCGCCGGCAGCCAACACAACAGCGTTGTCCACCTCAGCGGCGGTCACGGTCACTGCCACTGCACCTGCCGGTGCCTCGTTCCGCGACGAAGCGTCGCCGCAGGTGCCGCTCGTGAAGTTCGAGCTGCGTGTGGCGTCGATGTTCCAGGAGTGGGTGGCAGACCGCACGAACGACGTCATCCTCCACTGGGTAGATCAGTTCAACACATGCGACCGCTTTTTTGAGTCGGAGAGCGAACTTTGCGTGGCAGTAGCGCAGGAGGTGATCCACTCGGCTTGCACGACCACCCGCAAGGACGCCCAGCGCGAGGCTTTCAGCTTCCTTGTCGTCGGGCTGTACATGATCGACACGGAGGTGTTCGACGGCTTTGCCAGCGCTCTCGCCTCTGCCATCGAGGACGGCCTTTTGGAAGATGTCCCAAAGTTTGGGGAGCGCTTCATGAGTATGCTGCGCCTCACCTCCACTGAGCAGGAGACGCGCGCCGATGTGTACTTCGATGCGGCGAACGTGCTGCGACTGACATACAATCGGCTGGAGAGCCCCGACGACTCCGCCGTGGATACGCTGATGTCCTTCTGGGAtcgcgtgccgctgccgtccaccGACGAGGAGAACATGATTCGCATGGACCTCGATGTTGTGTACAGCCTCTGCAACCCCGAGGGGGCGCAGGACGggctggagaagctgctcaGTCGCATTATCCACTCGATGCTGCAGATGCAGCTGATGgacgcggaggtgctggacgAGTTCCTCTGCTTGGATGTGCAGGAGGGGGTTTGTGCCAAGGTCATTGCCGACTACAAGGAGCGTTTCCCCAAGTAATGCGGTTCTCGGCTGCCCGTGCCCGCAGCACCTTCTGTGCTCATCATTACCGTGTGCGCACAAGCTACTGGAAAGCAGTGACGGAGATGTGTGTGGCCGCATGGCTAACGGTCaagatggaggagggccaATTGCCGTCGTGGCGTGAAGCGTCGCTTCTTTCGGCTTTTTCTCCGCACCCTTGAAGTGGGTGACGcggtcggcggtggcggtgtgaTCGCTGGGACGTGTgagcgcacacgtgcgcgcgtccttctttttttctctgtgctTTTGTCTGCGTTGCGTAATGGGTTGCCTTAATCGAATAAACggcgcaccccctccctcctcctctccctccgcctcACTTGCCGAGCATACAACCGAATGCCAGGAAAGCGTCGAAGAAAAGAAGCGACACCCAGCGACGAATGCACATGTATGAAAGAAGAGGATCGAAGGGGTGACGAGGCGTGTAGTGCGCCCATCAGTGGCGATATTGGGCCTTTCAGGAGGCAAACACATCAAgatagagggagagaaaggagggggaTGGCGCGCTCACTTGAAGGGAAGACCCGGGCTggcgtctgcgtgcgcgcgtgacgCTGATGCTGCACATGACCGCTGCACTGCTTGAAggccgtcctcctcctctttccctgcCCCCTTCGTCCCTTGCTCGTTCTCGCTGCGTGGGCTGCTTTTttcgcgtgcgcagcagcggcgcttccCCCATGCGAAGCACCAAGTGCCGCGCAAGGCTGTGCTGGGCGAAGAAGCGTGTTAGTGATAACAAAGAGCGTTAACGATCATGAACACATGGACCGTGTCTCAgttgctgtgctgtgcttgCGACGCCGCGTTTCTTCTGCTCTGTCTTGCACTCTGTGTCTGGCATCCCTGCCGTCTCTCCTCTCACTGCGTTGCCGTGGTGATGAGTGAGGCGGGAGATGAGGAGACGGAAAGCCCGCATGATCGGGGGCGGCGCAGGGCTAGCgggccgcggtggtggtggccatTCTATTCTtcccttcttctttttcgtctttTCCTTCGCGCATTTTTTCtcttgtggtggtggtggtggggactGTGGGGTACTTTAAGCGCACGTtcgagtgcgtgcgcgtgtcgctATGCGCATCCTTGCGTGACCCTTCCTGGCCTCTTGCCGTTTCGTCGCTCTTTGCACCGCGACACGCaggtgtgtttgtgtgtgtggaagaggGCGGAGCCCCTGAGGACTTGTTTTTGTCTCTCCGTGTTTAATTCGGTACGTCCCCTGTTTTACATATGATGCTGTGTTTGCGCATGCTGAGATACCTAGGCGTGAAAACCGTGTAGCCAGAGACAGAGCCACATGCATGAAGGGAGCGTAAACAGGCGGTGGCCAGTGACTGAATCACGAAGGGTGATGCCTGCGGGCTTACTGTGAAGTAGAACGGTTCTCTCGACGCTTGAGACTACGCTCACTGCTCctgtgcgggtgcgtgcgcgtatgcATGCCTCGTGGCTGCTTCTTTTCCATTCGCGCATCGCCTATCATTGCGGTTGCACTCATCCCACTCGCGTTTCCTAGACCACACGCTCGCTTTCTCACTTCTGTATCTGGATTACCCCCTCCATACCCTGCCCTTGCACCCTTCACACTCCCACTGCGCATCTGCGCGCTGACACCAACATGAATGTTCTCCATCGCCATTCCCTCTGCCGTTCGTCCATGCCGCACTTCTGTAGTTCTCTGTTCGTTTCCTCATCATACAGGAAAAGCTGCGCGTAATTTGTTGTGCCTTCGGTGCGGACTTCGCCCTCTGTGTTGCTCTgcgccttctcttttttcgcTCCTGTTAGCTTCTGCATGCATCTCCAGGAGGCGTGTAGCTGACTTCGCAGACGCGGTCTCTAGCTCCCATCCTCGCGCAGTCCTTGCAtctttcgcttcttcttctccgtCTGTAAAGAGCTTTCTTCAATCACCAAGAGGCTCCAACACAGGTTGAGTTTGCCAGTATCTCACAGCATCCACCActtctgctgctggcgcttgCCTCCCGGCTCTTCAATTTCTCGTCTCTCCTATCGTCTTGGCGATgtcgaagctgctgcagaaggtTGCCATCGGTGCGATGGCTGCCGGCCTTAGCGTGtacagctgctgctttgTGGTCTACCCAGGTGAGGCGTGCATTCTGTACAACAAGATCAGCGGACTGAAGGACTCCGTGTACGGCGAAGGCCTTCAGGGGCGCATCATCGGCCTGGACGAAGTCTTGCGCTTCAATGTGCGGGTGCGCCCGCGCACGCTGCACACAATGACCGGCACAAAGGATCTGCAGATGGTGaacgtgcggctgcgcgtgcttTTCCGTCCCATGGCTGACCGCCTCCCGCAGATCTACCGCACCTTCGGTCTCGACTACGACGAGCGCATCCTGCCATCTGTCAGCAACGAAATCCTGAAGGCGGTTGTGGCGGAGTacaaggcggaggagctcATTCAAAAGCGTGACGCCGTCTCCGCGCGCATTTACCAGCTCATGCAGGAGAAGGTGAATCAGTTCGGTCTCATCATTGAAGACCTCTCGCTGGTAGACATCCAGTTTGGCGCCGACTTCatgacggcggtggagcagaAGCAGGTAGCCCAGCAGGAAGCAGAGCGCTACCGCTATGTCGTGATGGAGAATGAGCAGAagcgccgtgctgccgtggtgcgcGCCGAGGGTGAGGCGGAGTCGGCGCGGCTCATTTCGGAGGCCATTCAGAAATCCGGGTCCGgcctgctggagctgcgccgcatcgaggcagcggtggaggtggcTAACCAGATCGTGCCCATGCAGAACGTCACGTTCGTACCGAAGGATGCGAACATGCTGATGAGCATGTCGAGGTGAGGCGCTTGCTCTCTGGCCAGCCATTCTTTGCATGCCGgatcgctgccgctggtgaaGTAATtcgtgttgttgttgccaTGTgcctgcatgtgtgtgtgttcctcTTTTcctatgtgtgcgcgtgcggcgatGCTTCTTCGCGTTGGCTCTCGTGGTGTGCGGGCATCTTGTCGGGTTGGCTCGCTCCGTTCGTGACACGATGGCTTTCGTGCCGGTATCGTCCGCGGTGAGTGTAGGGGGAAGGCTGCGGCAGAGTGTGTGTGAGAAAAAAGAGTTCCTCGGAAGGCGCTCTTGTGCATCTACGTGTATGTGGGTGCGGGCGCGCGTACCTACAAGATTGTGGTGGGCACGTCCTTCTTGAAGTATTTGAGGGGCCCAGCATCTCAAGGTGAGCCAACCGTGATGAGCCGCGCACAGGGGCCGTCGCGGCCCGCAAAGTGCTTGCACTGTGATTACGGCCGGACCGCTCATGCTAAGTGTTTCGTTTTTATGTGCGTTTCCTTCTTCGAttttttgtgttttgtgTACCGTTGTCGTGTGCCATCTTTCACATCGTAGGCGTAGTCTCAAGTGATCCATGCTCAGCGGTCGGAGTAGGTGGTGGTTCACCAACTCCCGCACTAGCCCCCCTTCAccttcttcctctgcgctctatgtgcgcacgtgcatgtggccgctgctgtcatTGGAAGGTCGAAGCGCTTCGACGGTGCATGAGGTCAGCCATGCCCACCACCAGGAGAGAATGACCTGTGAGCACTGActtcacacacactcgcGTCTCTCAACTCGGAAGGGGCCGCCCACCGTGCGCATCAgcacgtgtgcacgcacactcgcTACGGAGGCAGCAGTGTGGAAGCGACGTCTCGAcgggcaccgctgccaccggcttcatctctctcgctttgTGATGGCCGTCCCTACGAGGACGCCTCGGCATAGCCGCGGACCTGCTTTCTCACCGGCACGTATTCCGGACTTCCCCCGCCAACGCCCTTTCACGACTCCTTGTTGTTTTGCCTCCCTCTTTGCTTGTCCgcgtcctctcctctcgGCGGCGGGTGGCCTCGGgatctgcgtgtgtgtgcgtgtgtctgagCGCACGGGTCACTTACGCGCTTCAACAGTGACACAGGTGCGCCGACGTCTCTGTGAAGCACCTCTCTAGGAGAAAAAAGGAGCAGGCCAGGGCTCATCTTCTTCAGCAAGCGGACACGCCTCCACATCTGGTGCCATTACGGCCAGCCCCACTCTTACCCACATCGGCATTCTCTGCGTCTCTCACTcgcttctcttgctcttGACCCCGTTTTGCTGTCGCGTGCGTAGACCTTTGCCGGTTCCTTTTTCCCTGGCCCGTAATAGTGCAGCCTCTGCCCACCCCGACCAGAAGCGTATGATGAAGACAGCTGGGACACGATCATGTCAGTGAAGGAGTCCACCATCTCTCTGCCGCTCATGGTGGAGTCTGTGCTGGACGCCGACAGCGGCCTCACGGCGACAAGCGCGATCTCCGTGCTCGACGATCGCGCCGTGCTCATTGGCACCAGTAAAGGCAGCATCCTGCTCTGCGCTTCAGTGAATGAGAGTGCACACGTGCTGACGCCGCATTCCGATACGACGCTGCACTGCGGGGCCATCTACGATCTCGCCGTCAGTTCAAACCATCTTGTTGCAACGGCTGGCCACGACGCTGTCAGCTGCGTCTTTCCTTTGCACACCCTCTACCGCGAGAGTGGGGTTACACAGTGTCGGCGGATCACAGGGCACACCGTCCCCGTTGTCGCGGTCCGGTTCCTCTCTGATGTGGCATCTTTGGTAACCCTTGGGGCTGACGGACGTGTACTCGTGGCCGACGTGCACAATGGAGATATCTTGGCATCCCTGTTATGCGGCTTCGCTGCGACCTGCCTGGCGTGCTCGCTGGATGAGACGCAGCTGTTCGTTGGCGGCCGCTCCCTTGCGTCGATCGACCTTCACCACGCGATGCGGCCGGTGTCTTTGCagctcgtcgccgccgcagcctctGGACCCGATTCATGGGCATCTCTTTCgagagccgccgcagcgtccggcgccgcggcttcTCTTCGCACCCCAGCATGGTTGCGACTGTATGCGTGGGAGGAGAAGTCCGAAGCAACAACTGGTGCATCAAGACAGCAGTTCCGCACACCTCCCCACACGTTCATCCGCTCGCTGAGCGTGGACTCACGTGACGGTGCCTTGACTGCTATATTTGTTCGTCACGCGGGGGGCACCTCATCTGTGGAGGTCTGTGGCAGCGCGCGGTGGGCCGCCGCAGGCGGCACAACGGCGTCCGAGGCGACGTGGGCCCCCCAGGCCTTGCAAGGTATCCCCGCTGCACTACGCTATCACATGTCGAGAGACCGCTCTACGGGTGTAGCTACTGGGAAGCTTCGGGTACGGTGCCGGGTAAAGGCATCCACCCGCCCGTCCGCGAAGCAGactcctgcgccgccaggATCGTTCGCGTCCACCTCGGCAGCGCTCTGGAACGGTCGCTGGTACGCCTCCCCGTTTGAGCTGGGAGGTGGCACGCCTCGACTCACCGCATCTCACGGCCTTGCTGGGACGTCAGTTTTCATGGCTGAGAAGGGCAACCAATACGGCTTCCCATCGGCAGGCCCTCGCACCTCAGGCGAAGAGCTGCTTATTGCCCAGGCGCAATgcgacgagctgcagcgcgagtgcgACGCACTGGTCTTTCAGATTAAGAGTCTTCTGGCTCACAAGGCACCGATCCGATCGTCGTAATGCCTCGAAAGAATACGTCGGGACCGGGGGCATATGCGGCCACTGCGGTGACTCGTGCTTGTGCATTGCCTTcctgtctctttctctctgtgccgtCGCAGCCCGGCGCCACGTGCCCACTGTgcgtcttctcccttctcgcCCATCGGAGGCGTTCTTTCTTTGCTTgtctgttgtgtgtgtgtgtgtgtatgtgtgtgacCGTTCGACGGCCCGCCAAGATGCGGTGCCGCGCTTCCAGGCGGGAGAGCAGAGGCGGACGACTCAtctgccgccacctctgcttctctcccaTCCCCGTAACTCTGGATAAGACGACACAAAAGACGAAGAGGGTTGAACAGCCCAGGCGTACGCACTCATGCCTATGTGCTCTGCAATGacctgccgctggtgcctTCAACAGATCCCGAGCGCCCAAGTTAGGGCGTGAGAGGCAACAGCGCAGGGCGCCTTTTCCGGCGCCGGTTCCGCTTGAGGGACGTACATGTATGTGCGTACATGTGTTGCGTGCACCCCTAGGGCGTGGCCTGAGACTGTTTCCTTCGCATCCTGTGACGCCAATGCCGCATGCCACTACAACGCCTCGAccgctttccttttcgccCTCTTCTTAGCACTCCTTCCTACGTTCTTCTGCTGTGGCTGCCTTGTTTTACCACATTCTGCGGCCGCGGTCCATCGCTtgcttccccctcctccccccggTACACTTCCTCGTGCCCCACacctgccaccaccgcagatACACATCCGCAGTCAAGCACCGGTGTACGGCACACGTGGGTATGTCCACGCCGAATCTCGATGCCCTCCTTGGTGTTCCACTGGCTGCGGAGCTAGTGGCAAGAGCAGGAGGTCTTTTGGCGCTGTGCAAGCTGAGTGACGCCGCACTTCGCATGCTGGGCACGGAGGAGTTCCAGAGCATCGCGAGCAGCTCAcgggcgaagcagctgcacgcagGCCTGTTGTTGAAAGCTCCACTGTTCACCGACGCCTTtggagacgaggaggcggtggacaCGACGGACCTGAAGGCTGCGCAGAAGGGTGCCGCCCAACTGGGACGCAAGTGCGCGCTAGTCGCGAAGGCGGACCTTGCCGGCGCCTTTTCCGATGGCTCCCTCggtgaggcggagaaggaaaagcTCAACGCCGCCTTCACCCGTCTCCTGGCGGAGGGCAAAGTGACCGCGGAGGACACGCAGGCGCTCGCCGTACCGTTTGTGTACGTccgcggcgatgcagcgaaGCACAGGCGTGGCGGTGTCAAGGAGCGAAAGAAgcgagaggcgcagcaggaaTCGGTCAGCGTCGTTGCTAGAGCGACGCAGCGGGTGCGCATGGGTGTCagtgaggaggagcaggtgcaacagctgctgcagcgagaaGACATACGTAGCGAATTCGCCAAGGAGCgcgctcagcagctgctgaaggagTCGCGGAAGCGTGCTCGAGAGGCTGTCCATGATGAGTACGATGACCTACAGAACATTTCCCTCTAGCGCGCCCGATAGCGTTTGTGCCTGCGGTTATGCTTGAGCGGGCAGCTGCGGGATCATGAGACATGCCCACGGGgtttctgctgctgttgatTCCTTCCCTTTATCCTTGGATCTCTGTGCCGCGCATATGAGCCACTGCTGGCCTTTGCAGCTTGCGGCGCTCACGGTATGACCAGGTTCCCCCCATCACACCGAGCCGccccatcgccgctgcactcgtTGCGTAGCTCTGGGGCGAGCGAGCGGATGTGAGGAATTCCTCATCCCTCGCACGTATGCCTGTGCtgacgcgtgtgtgggcacGCTTACGGAAACCAGGTTTTCAACGCCAAGATGAGTCAGCAGTCGACTATTGACATTGAAAGGACTCGAAAGGGGTGGAAAAGGCTGGCGCCTTGAGGCCGCGACCAGCAATTCAACATCACCAAGTGCCGGAGGAGTACCGCCCCCAtccccgcagctgcgcatgctACCACGGTTGCGCCTGCCTCTCGTCTTTTCCTTTCGAACTTTGCTGTCTTTTCTTgcccttcgcctctctcttcttgcgCGCTACACCCCTCTCCTCGCTGACTCTGTCGACTTCTCCACATCCTCCACGTGCTGCCCACGATGGTCGTTTGCCAACAAACGCGCGCGTGGACCCGCATCTAGGTGTTTCCCACGCCCCCGAGTAAGCAGCCGAAAActtgcgcatgcgcacacgccttcctctctttgTGCCCTTGCGttggtgcgcgcgcatcggcGTGTCGCGATTGGTGCGGCGCTCTTAGTCTTCATCAGTGACTGGCCGCTACTACCCTTTCGATCTGTCACCCCGCTTCACTCgtacccctcccctccccccgcttGGGGGCGCTCTGCCCTTTCGCCTTCCAGCCTTCCGTCTCGCTTCGCCTCCctttcgtgcgtgtgtagctTCCTGCGCACTCGCCACGCCCCACCCCTATTCATTTGTTCTCTCATCGTTCTGCTGCTTTCCATTTCGCCCAGTCCGTCGCGCTTTGGTTGCCACGCTGCGCCgtctgtcgtcgtcgctctTGGCCATCTCTTCGACTCGACACGTCGCCGTTTCGCACTCTGCTCCTTTTCGGCTGATGGTTGGAGCTCACTTCCGGGCGCTTGTCTGTTCGGAGCGCttcgtgtatgcgtgcgcgtatgtgtggtCTGTTCCGTGTTGTCCTCTCCGCCCCTCACTTTCGCTCGTGCTTGGATGGAGACAGTGCGCGGCACGCTCGCCCAGaacgcggcgacgccgacgacgcctAGCGATTGTGCCACCTATCGATCGCTGCCTAGCTTGAAAAGCAACACCCCTCCTCCGTTACGGAGCGATTCGGCACGTACGAAATCGACGGCGGGCCACGGCGCCAAGGCACGGATCCCGTCGCTGCATCGAG
This genomic interval carries:
- a CDS encoding eukaryotic translation initiation factor 4 gamma, putative: MQFTVEQIRSVRNNYLEPPYPGFSLDEVVRRRRLTQTKLVRGENAWVAKGTAQTTEEWVQRLLHGTLNKLTEENKDIMIDKLLTKELFATEDIMNMVVNIIFKKALDEPENSKLYAGVCHSLALYEANVLRDGHKGERPQSQLRDAIISTVQHEFRTLSKELSKMEDKSEEELEYERSNVMRRKRSNMRFIGELYLCTALTHSTMFTVMDLTMRCSDKTGFPSSENIELLAALLNTIGDRLDQNHKKTLDRYFTSLENFNKKPDCPYPPRIRFKIMDLLDLRKRGWGSKPKPVKAALPPSHGKDKKCATAPPPKKGGRDQGSAAAASKSWRDAATMKTGTAAAPASSTGKGLNGRGTSSASPAANTTALSTSAAVTVTATAPAGASFRDEASPQVPLVKFELRVASMFQEWVADRTNDVILHWVDQFNTCDRFFESESELCVAVAQEVIHSACTTTRKDAQREAFSFLVVGLYMIDTEVFDGFASALASAIEDGLLEDVPKFGERFMSMLRLTSTEQETRADVYFDAANVLRLTYNRLESPDDSAVDTLMSFWDRVPLPSTDEENMIRMDLDVVYSLCNPEGAQDGLEKLLSRIIHSMLQMQLMDAEVLDEFLCLDVQEGVCAKVIADYKERFPK
- a CDS encoding prohibitin, producing the protein MSKLLQKVAIGAMAAGLSVYSCCFVVYPGEACILYNKISGLKDSVYGEGLQGRIIGLDEVLRFNVRVRPRTLHTMTGTKDLQMVNVRLRVLFRPMADRLPQIYRTFGLDYDERILPSVSNEILKAVVAEYKAEELIQKRDAVSARIYQLMQEKVNQFGLIIEDLSLVDIQFGADFMTAVEQKQVAQQEAERYRYVVMENEQKRRAAVVRAEGEAESARLISEAIQKSGSGLLELRRIEAAVEVANQIVPMQNVTFVPKDANMLMSMSR